TACTGCTACGACCGGGACGGCACGACGACCGGCGTGCGGACCGGAGCGGGGACGCTGCGGCTGGCCGCGCCACCCGGCCCGGCACCGGCCACCGTGCAACTCGCCGGGCCGGTGGTGGTCGACCGGGACCCGCTCGACACCGCAGCGCCGCCGACGCCTGACCCGTCGGACAGCCCGAGCGCGGGAACGTCCTGATCTTCGTCCCGTTACGGGTGCGTTTGACCACATTTTACAGGCCCGCCCTGAGTCGCGAATCACCCATACAGGACGATTCACGCCATGGCTGACCTGACCCCGCTGCTCGCCTACCGCTGGAGCCCCTGGGCCTTCGACCCCAGCGCCGAGCTGACCCCGGACGAGGCGGCCTCGCTGCTGGAGGCGGCGCGCTGGGCGCCCTCGGCGGAGAACCGGCAGCCCTGGCGGTTCGCCGTGGGCCACCGGGAAGACGAGACCTGGAAGCGCATCCTGATCAGCCTCCCGGGCAGCGACCAGGGATGGGCTCGACACGCGGCCACCCTGGTGGTCGGCGCACACACCGGCGGCGACGCCGAGCGGGCCGCGTACGACCTCGGTCAGGCGATCGCCCACCTGACGTTGCAGGCCACCGCGCTCGGCCTGCACGTGCGCCAGCTCACCCGCTTCGACCAGGCCGGCCTCGCGACCGAGCTCGACCTGCCCGGCGCCGTCCGTCCACTGGTGGTCGCCGCCGTGGGCCGGCTCGGGGACCCGTTCGCCCTCCCGCCCGACCTGCGCGCCCGGGAGATCGGCCTGCGCCGCCGTCGCCCGGTCGCCGACCTGCTGCTCGCCTGATCACCCAGGCGGGTCACCCTCCCCGGCTGGCCCGGAGCAGGACCCTCGCGGCGTCGCTGTTGCGATAGAGGACGTGCCGACCCTGTCGAGACCGGTGGACCAGCCCGGCGGCGTGCAGCGCGGCCAGGTGCTGGGAGACGTTTCCGGCGGACATCCCGGTGAGTCGGCCCAGGTCGGTGGTGGTGGTCGCCGTGTCGAGCCGGTGCAGCAGCGCGGCTCGCCCCGGGCCGATCACCCGTGCCAGCGGGTCGCCGGGCGGTGTGCCGGTCGCCTCCCAGAGCGTCCCGACCGCCCGGACCGGGTACGCGC
This portion of the Micromonospora zamorensis genome encodes:
- a CDS encoding nitroreductase family protein, with amino-acid sequence MADLTPLLAYRWSPWAFDPSAELTPDEAASLLEAARWAPSAENRQPWRFAVGHREDETWKRILISLPGSDQGWARHAATLVVGAHTGGDAERAAYDLGQAIAHLTLQATALGLHVRQLTRFDQAGLATELDLPGAVRPLVVAAVGRLGDPFALPPDLRAREIGLRRRRPVADLLLA